One Epinephelus fuscoguttatus linkage group LG10, E.fuscoguttatus.final_Chr_v1 genomic window carries:
- the serpinc1 gene encoding antithrombin-III, producing the protein MRAAHWLLVVTFLPLVSPTVHHDICNAKPKDLALEPRCIYRSPDPDGPEDPTLTPEQVPESTNPRVWELSKANSRFALSLHKQLALSKTPTSNIFMSPISISTAFAMTKLGACNETLRQIMEVFEFDTIKEKTSDQVHFFFAKLNCRLYRKKDETTELISANRLFGDKSLIFNETYQNISETVYGAKLLPLNFKENPEKARMTINNWISNKTENLIQDTLPAGALDSNTVLVLVNTIYFKGQWKSKFDKDNAYVSDFQVSDSRTCSVTMMYQETKFRYRHFPNDQVQLLEMPYRGDDITMVIILPSKETTLRKVEESLTLDKLTGWFDEMTETTVAVNIPRFRVEDSFSVKEKLQAMGLTDLFTSEKASLPGMLEDGSDGLHISDAFHKAFLEVNEEGSEAAAATAVVAIGRSMNLDREIFLADRPFLLLIRESTINAMLFTARVADPCNQ; encoded by the exons ATGAGGGCTGCTCATTGGCTGTTGGTTGTGACGTTCCTGCCGCTCGTCTCCCCCACCGTTCATCACGATATCTGCAATGCCAAACCCAAAGACCTCGCCCTGGAGCCGCGCTGCATCTACCGCAGCCCCGACCCCGATGGCCCCGAGGACCCGACCCTGACGCCCGAGCAAGTCCCTGAGTCCACCAATCCCCGAGTGTGGGAGCTGTCCAAGGCCAACAGTCGTTTCGCCCTGTCACTGCACAAACAGCTGGCTCTCAGCAAGACCCCCACCTCCAACATCTTCATGTCCCCCATCAGCATCTCCACTGCCTTCGCCATGACCAAACTGGGAGCCTGCAACGAGACGCTGCGGCAGATTATGGAG GTGTTTGAGTTCGACACCATCAAAGAGAAGACGTCGGATCAAGTCCACTTCTTCTTCGCCAAACTCAACTGTCGTCTGTACAGGAAGAAGGACGAGACCACGGAGCTGATCTCCGCCAACCGACTGTTCGGAgacaagtctcttatttttaatGAGACGTACCAGAACATCAGCGAGACAGTGTATGGCGCCAAACTGCTGCCTCTCAACTTCAAG GAGAACCCGGAAAAGGCCCGCATGACCATCAACAACTGGATCTCAAACAAGACGGAGAACCTGATCCAGGACACGCTGCCTGCAGGGGCGCTGGACTCCAACACTGTCCTGGTCCTTGTCAACACCATCTACTTCAAG GGTCAGTGGAAGAGCAAATTCGACAAAGACAACGCGTACGTGTCAGACTTCCAGGTCAGTGACAGTCGGACCTGCTCGGTCACCATGATGTACCAGGAGACCAAGTTCAGATACAGGCACTTCCCCAACGACCAGGTGCAGCTGCTGGAGATGCCATACCGTGGAGATGACATCACCATGGTGATAATCCTACCGAGTAAAGAAACCACACTCAGAAAG gtggaggAGAGTCTGACGTTGGACAAACTGACCGGTTGGTTTGATGAGATGACGGAGACCACTGTGGCCGTCAACATCCCTCGCTTCAGGGTGGAGGACAGTTTCAGTGTGAAGGAGAAGCTTCAGGCCATGGGACTGACCGACCTGTTCACCTCGGAGAAGGCCAGTCTGCCAG gcatgtTGGAGGACGGCAGTGATGGTCTCCACATCTCAGACGCCTTCCATAAAGCCTTTCTGGAG GTCAACGAGGAGGGCAGTGAGGCGGCAGCAGCCACCGCCGTGGTGGCCATCGGACGCTCCATGAACTTAGACCGGGAGATTTTTCTGGCCGACAGACCGTTTCTGTTGCTCATCAGAGAGTCAACCATCAACGCCATGCTGTTCACCGCCCGAGTGGCCGACCCCTGTAACCAATAA